The following proteins come from a genomic window of Lolium rigidum isolate FL_2022 chromosome 5, APGP_CSIRO_Lrig_0.1, whole genome shotgun sequence:
- the LOC124651336 gene encoding uncharacterized protein LOC124651336 — protein MDLINEWMAQTRAILATSRATKIITPDRTPQWVNDALFDILPRLTPILEKDSYRRFLSLFSRNGQGMGWGYVITPETLDHIIMQNAVQCARVVLKGQAPELDGFRANPNYMTQYGYFPLHRAAEMFSVEMIELLLRHGASANLRTAGPVVTEGLLPLHVAVENTCLHKYLEDSLLIDQKHQDCNLADINYVYKLIHLLCLPELKIFMDTIRLLAKHTDNLLDQLCDYIKDEKLAQAAVLLLASQEQIRMGTSHKRKVNSELDGFAMIACRIGYDIASQFEACENIMDPNQLRRMNVNSVALLLVKVISQAGEALDSYIQAHPEVPYVMQVPHSEVLERVSLILKEHGFCRTGGRIDIGNLCPYKNVLPKKDLPLVLGEMVASKSATEVSNHAVEKEGPKKKIARGWELKYARRSFFPYWRSVLEPQSSEKMSFIKPALTVEQINHDRALSKSIGIGSTFGRLMGRVPQPITANHQTRRLFGTWALTLLKVLKNG, from the exons ATGGATTTAATCAACGAG TGGATGGCGCAGACACGGGCAATACTTGCTACCTCCAGAGCTACCAAAATAATTACCCCAGACCGTACTCCTCAG TGGGTGAATGATGCGCTCTTTGATATATTGCCCCGTTTGACGCCCATCCTGGAGAAGGATAGCTACCGGCGCTTCCTCAGCTTATTCAGTCGAAATGGACAGGGCATGGGATGGGGCTATGTCATCACCCCAGAAACTCTTGACCACATTATCATGCAGAATGCGGTGCAATGTGCCAGAGTTGTCTTGAAGGGCCAGGCACCTGAGTTAGATGGGTTCCGGGCCAATCCCAACTACATGACCCAATATGGGTACTTCCCCCTCCACCGAGCTGCGGAAATGTTCTCCGTCGAGATGATAGAGTTGCTCTTACGCCATGGAGCTTCGGCGAATTTACGCACAGCCGGCCCTGTAGTCACTGAGGGTCTACTCCCTCTCCATGTTGCAGTTGAGAACACTTGCCTGCATAAGTATCTGGAGGACAGTCTACTTATTGACCAAAAGCACCAGGATTGCAATCTGGCAGATATAAACTATGTCTACAAGCTCATCCATCTTCTGTGTCTACCTGAACTG AAGATCTTCATGGATACAATCAGACTTCTTGCAAAACACACAGATAATTTACTTGATCAGCTCTGTGATTACATAAAAGATGAAAAGCTTGCCCAGGCAGCTGTTTTGCTGCTGGCATCTCAAGAGCAGATCCGCATGGGAACTTCCCACAAAAGAAAGGTCAACAGTGAGCTGGATGGGTTTGCTATGATCGCTTGTCGTATTGGGTATGACATTGCTTCTCAATTTGAGGCATGTGAAAACATAATGGATCCGAACCAACTCAGGAGGATGAATGTCAACAGTGTGGCATTGTTGCTTGTTAAAGTAATTTCCCAAGCTGGTGAAGCTCTTGATTCATACATCCAGGCACACCCAGAG GTGCCCTATGTCATGCAGGTACCCCACTCAGAAGTCCTTGAACGTGTTTCATTGATTCTGAAGGAACACGGTTTTTGTCGTACCGGAGGACGTATAGACATTGGAAACCT CTGCCCGTATAAAAATGTGTTGCCCAAGAAAGATCTTCCTTTGGTACTTG GGGAGATGGTTGCATCCAAGTCAGCTACAGAAGTGAGTAATCATGCTGTGGAAAAAGAG GGCCCTAAAAAGAAAATCGCTAGAGGATGGGAGCTCAAATATGCAAGGAGGAGTTTCTTTCCATACTGGAGATCAGTGTTGGAACCCCAGTCTTCTGAGAAGATGTCTTTCATAAAACCAGCGCTCACTGTTGAACAGATCAATCATGATAGAGCTTTGAGTAAATCAATCGGCATAGGATCTACTTTTGGTCGACTGATGGGCAGAGTTCCGCAGCCAATAACTGCTAATCATCAAACCAGAAGGCTGTTTGGTACATGGGCATTAACACTCTTGAAAGTGTTAAAGAATGGATGA